Below is a window of Myxococcaceae bacterium JPH2 DNA.
GCGAGCGAGCCCCCGCGCGAGCAGCTCCTCCTCCACGCGGCGCACCATGGCCTCCGACTCCTGGATGGGCTCCAGCACGCGCGGCACCACGCCCCACACCAGCGAGAGGCGGCGGCGCACCTCCTGGTTCGGGCTGAACGCGATGATGGGCACCGACGGCCGGTAGTGCGCCAACAGGCGCGCCGTCACACCCGACAGCGTGAACGCCGCGATGAGCGACGCGTTGCTCGCCTTGGCCGCCTCGCACGCCACGCGCGCGATGACGTCCGGGAAGTTCACCTGCTGCCCGAACGGCATCTCCAGGCCGCGCATCAGGTGCTGCGAGCGCGAGGACGACTCGGCCGCCAGGATGATGCGCTCCATCATCTGCACGGACTCGATGGGGAACTTCCCGCTGGCCGTCTCGCCGGAGAGCATCACCGCGTCCGCGCCGTCGTACACGGCGTTGGCCACGTCGCTCGCCTCGGCGCGGGTGGGCCGGGGGTTCTCGATCATCGAGTTGAGCATCTGCGTGGCCACGATGACGGGCAGGCCGCGCAGGTTGGAGCGCCGGATGATGTCCTTCTGGACGGCCGGCACTTCCTCGGGAGGAATCTCCACGCCCAGGTCGCCACGCGCGACCATCACGCCGTCTGTCTTGTCGAGGATGGCGTCGAGGCGGGCAATCGCCTCGGGCTTCTCCAGCTTGGAGATGATGGGCACCGAGCGGCCCACCTCCGCCATCGCCTGCCGGGCCGTGTCCAGGTCCGACGGCTGGCGCACGAACGACAGCGCGATGTAGTCCACGCCGGCCTTCAGGCCGAACACCAGGTCCTCGCGGTCCTTCGGGGTCAGCGCCGCCGCGCGCACCGCCACGCCGGGCA
It encodes the following:
- the pyk gene encoding pyruvate kinase; amino-acid sequence: MRRAKIVCTLGPASQSQEMLEALLENGMDVARLNFSHGSHEQHQENIDKLRAASLKVRKAVGILGDLQGPKIRTGRFITGSTELKNGGVFHITTDESVKGTDEIVSTTYPFLAADVNPGDRILLDDGLLELRVLETDKQQLIKTEVIHGGTLKNNKGINLPGVAVRAAALTPKDREDLVFGLKAGVDYIALSFVRQPSDLDTARQAMAEVGRSVPIISKLEKPEAIARLDAILDKTDGVMVARGDLGVEIPPEEVPAVQKDIIRRSNLRGLPVIVATQMLNSMIENPRPTRAEASDVANAVYDGADAVMLSGETASGKFPIESVQMMERIILAAESSSRSQHLMRGLEMPFGQQVNFPDVIARVACEAAKASNASLIAAFTLSGVTARLLAHYRPSVPIIAFSPNQEVRRRLSLVWGVVPRVLEPIQESEAMVRRVEEELLARGLARQGDRIVIVFGAPVGQPGKINSLRLHTIR